AGGCATGTTCAATTATCAAGATACAAAGGACGTTAGTTGCCCATGAAAAATAGGGAATGACGCTGACTTTCCACGAAAGGCAAGACAGGCATCTTTTTCAAGAGGCAATAGTCCGTGTTCAATTACTAAGATACAAAACTTGTAAGAACAATCTAGACGACTGGTGTATAGCTTAAAGCGATACTACCTTCTCCAAGGTGGGTTCCAATGACACTACCAAAGGTATCAATTGGAATTTCAGCAGTCACACCACTCTCCATCAAAAGCTGACGTAAATCCGCTGCCTTTTGAGGAGCATTGCCATGGATGACTGTTATACGGTAGTCCCCATCTTTTGTCAACTCCTTGATGATTTCCACCAAACGTTTGATTGCTTTCTTTTCTGTACGAACTTTTTCGTAAACTTCAATCACTCCTTGGTCATTAAAGTAAAGGATAGGCTTGATACTGAGGAGATTCCCTAAGATAGCTGCCCCATTTGACAAACGTCCTCCCTTAACCAAATGATCAAGGTCATCTACTATGATAAAGGCTGAATTATCAGCAATTTGGATAGCCAACTTCTCCTGAATCTGGGCAAAATCATCGCCTTGTTCTGCCCATTCAAAGGCACTCTCTACCATAAATCCTAGAGGGGAACTTGTGATATGGGTATCTGGAAAGGCAATGGTCAAGCCATCATACTCATCCAACATGTATTGGATGTTCTGATAAAAGCCTGAAATTCCTGACGAAAGAAAGAGTCCCAAGACATGGGTATAGCCTTCATCTTTCAAGGAACTTAGAATCTCATCCAATTTGGCAATACTTGGTTGACTAGTTTTAGGCAATTCTGCAGACTGAGCCATTTTTTGATAAAATTCCTCAGCAGTCAGATTGACACCTTCAACATACTCCTCCCCATCAATATTGACAGGAATATCCAAGATAAATAGATTCTCTCTTTGCAGCGTCTTCTCCTCTAAATAGGCTGAAGAATCTGTAATGACAGCTAATTTCATGACTAAAACTCCAAATTGATCCCTGGAAGATCCAAGGCGATTTCTGTTACTTCATACGTCAAACGATTGAGCATGTTCAAACATGGACGTGCCAGAGTTTCAACTTCTTCTTGGTTAAATTCGCTTGGTTCGTTGACAATGCGACCTTCCACATGGTTAACTTGGGAAATCGTTCCGCTGATGACAAATTTGTCAAAGACAATCATGAAACTCAAGATAACAACTAGCGAGGTTACTTGGTTTTCTTGGTCGTATTGGAGCAACTGGAAATTCACGTCTACCTTGGTTTCAGGAGCCCCATTTTCATTTTCCCATTCAAAGTTACGAGCATCAAAGTGATACTGGCTAACAAATTCTTGTTCTCGTTTAAGATTCATTTCTCTCTCCCATTGCTACAATTTACTATGCAATTGTACCACATTTTTATCATTTCATCTAGTTTTCTAGGCTTTAGTCAATACCGATCTCATCTTTAACAACAGTAGCAATCGTATCTACATAGTAATTGACTTCTTCTGTTGTAGGTGCCTCTGCCATAACTCGCAAGAGAGGTTCGGTACCACTTGGGCGAACAAGGATACGGCCGTTTCCTGCCATTTCTCCTTCCATCTTTTCGATGATTGCCTTGATGGCTGGTACTTCCATGGCTTTTTCTTTCATGGCATTTTCCACTCGGATATTGACCAGTTTTTGTGGGTAAATCGTTACTTCTGATGCCAGTTGAGACAAGGTTTTACCGGTTTCCCGTATAACTTTTGTTAGTTGAACGGCAGTTAACTGTCCATCACCTGTCGTATTGTAATCCATCAAGATAACGTGACCAGACTGTTCACCACCAAGGTTATAGCCTGATTTTCTCATTTCTTCGACGACATAGCGGTCACCAACCGCAGTGACTGCCTTATTGATGCCTTCACGATCCAAGGCCTTATGGAACCCAAGGTTAGACATAACCGTTGTCACGATGGTGTTTTGAGCTAACTGGCCTTTTTCAGAAAGGTATTTCCCGATGATGTACATGATCTTATCACCATCAACGATGTCACCATTTTCATCAACAGCAATCAAACGGTCACTGTCTCCGTCGAAGGCTAAACCAATAGCTGACTGGCTTTCTTTGACTACTTCTTGAAGAGCTTCTGGGTGAGTTGAACCAACATTCAAGTTGATATTAAGACCATCTGGTGTCTCACCGATAACTGTCAACTGAGCACCAAGATCAGCGAAAATCTGGCGAGCACTTGTAAACGCTGCACCGTTCGCTGTGTCCAAGGACACTTTCATTCCCTCAAGAGGCGTTCCAGTTGAAACAAGGTAGCCTTCATACTTACGCAAACCTTCTGGATAGTCCACTAAGGTTCCCAAGCCTTCGGCACTTGGACGAGGAAGAGTGTCTTCGGTAGCATCTAGCAAGGCTTCAATTTCTGCCTCTTTTTCATCATCAAGTTTGAAACCATCCCCACCAAAGAACTTAATCCCATTATCGAGGGCTGGGTTGTGGCTGGCAGAAATCATAACACCTGCACTGGCTCCCTCAGTTTTGACCAAGTAAGCTACTGCTGGTGTTGCAAGGACACCAAGTTTGTAGACGTGAATCCCTGCAGAGAGAAGACCTGCCACCAAGGCTGATTCTAACATTTCTCCTGAGATACGTGTATCACGTCCTACAAAGACTTTAGGGGCTTCTGTTTCGTGTTGACTGAGGACATATCCACCAAAACGGCCTAGTTTAAAAGCCAATTCTGGTGTCAGTTCTACGTTTGCTTCTCCACGGACTCCATCGGTCCCAAAATATTTACCCATTTTATTTATCATCCTTTTCTATTATTTATTATTGTTTAGACGAATCTGATTTTGTTTCTGAACTCGTTGAAGACGAACTGCCTTCTGAGGAACTTGTTGACGAGTTACTTGAACTAGACGTTGCTGTTTTTGTTGTAATTTTCATAGTTGTGTCAAACGGCATAATGACGCTTGGTAAGACATTTCCATTTTTATCGACTGCTTGTAGAGGAACAGAGGACGAGTAGTTTCTAGTTATCCGTTCACTCGTCGGTAAGATAGCAATGACACGATCTACTTTGGAGAGGGTTTCCTCATCACTAATAACCGTTACTTTTTCATCTGATACAGTAACTGTATCGATTTTCACGCGAGAATCAATCTGACTAGGGTCAATCTCCGGCACAACAATGACATTGTCTCGTTTTGCTTTTTTACCAACCTTCACTGTTATCTTTTGCGGAGTTGCAACAGCCGTCAAACCACTCGGTAAATTTTCAATAGTCAGAGGAACTTCGATGGTTCCTACACTGGCATCAG
This genomic interval from Streptococcus oralis subsp. tigurinus contains the following:
- a CDS encoding DegV family protein, translating into MKLAVITDSSAYLEEKTLQRENLFILDIPVNIDGEEYVEGVNLTAEEFYQKMAQSAELPKTSQPSIAKLDEILSSLKDEGYTHVLGLFLSSGISGFYQNIQYMLDEYDGLTIAFPDTHITSSPLGFMVESAFEWAEQGDDFAQIQEKLAIQIADNSAFIIVDDLDHLVKGGRLSNGAAILGNLLSIKPILYFNDQGVIEVYEKVRTEKKAIKRLVEIIKELTKDGDYRITVIHGNAPQKAADLRQLLMESGVTAEIPIDTFGSVIGTHLGEGSIALSYTPVV
- a CDS encoding DUF1149 family protein — its product is MNLKREQEFVSQYHFDARNFEWENENGAPETKVDVNFQLLQYDQENQVTSLVVILSFMIVFDKFVISGTISQVNHVEGRIVNEPSEFNQEEVETLARPCLNMLNRLTYEVTEIALDLPGINLEF
- the glmM gene encoding phosphoglucosamine mutase gives rise to the protein MGKYFGTDGVRGEANVELTPELAFKLGRFGGYVLSQHETEAPKVFVGRDTRISGEMLESALVAGLLSAGIHVYKLGVLATPAVAYLVKTEGASAGVMISASHNPALDNGIKFFGGDGFKLDDEKEAEIEALLDATEDTLPRPSAEGLGTLVDYPEGLRKYEGYLVSTGTPLEGMKVSLDTANGAAFTSARQIFADLGAQLTVIGETPDGLNINLNVGSTHPEALQEVVKESQSAIGLAFDGDSDRLIAVDENGDIVDGDKIMYIIGKYLSEKGQLAQNTIVTTVMSNLGFHKALDREGINKAVTAVGDRYVVEEMRKSGYNLGGEQSGHVILMDYNTTGDGQLTAVQLTKVIRETGKTLSQLASEVTIYPQKLVNIRVENAMKEKAMEVPAIKAIIEKMEGEMAGNGRILVRPSGTEPLLRVMAEAPTTEEVNYYVDTIATVVKDEIGID
- a CDS encoding YbbR-like domain-containing protein; this encodes MRKNSLYIISSFFFACILFIYATLTNYQNSNSARQVRTETYTNTVLNVPIDIQYDSDQYFISGFTSEVTVFLTGSNRVALASEMQESTRKFKVTADLSDASVGTIEVPLTIENLPSGLTAVATPQKITVKVGKKAKRDNVIVVPEIDPSQIDSRVKIDTVTVSDEKVTVISDEETLSKVDRVIAILPTSERITRNYSSSVPLQAVDKNGNVLPSVIMPFDTTMKITTKTATSSSSNSSTSSSEGSSSSTSSETKSDSSKQ